The genomic segment CAATGAGCAATGACTCCACTGGTAAAAAAGCTTCGATGAATCGGCGCGTATATCTTGGAGGTATTTGAGCTAGCTCTTGCGGATGAGATGAACGCAAACACCGTCGATATTGCCGAAGGCAGATAGTCATGTAATTGCCCAAGTTTGGCAGTCTACAGTCTAATTCTCGTTATTTTATTCGCCATGACCAAGAAGCTTCTGGGGGCACTGGCCACTGTGCCGTGCCGTGCGGCGGCCGGCGAAGCCGTCTAATCAAACTCAAATGGACGACGACTGAGAACTTGAAGCAGGGCGGGCAGAATTTATCGGAGTCAACCACTAATGCCCATATCAACATCGTTATCATTATCTCTTAAGTATACGCACCTCTCGAGATATCCCATCAGCGACTCGCTAGTGTTATAACCTCTGTCTCAGCTCAACTTATACATCCACTGACAACATGTTTGTGAGAGTTCAGCACCTTCTTACAGTATGCCTCCTCTTCTCGGAGGCTGCCGTAGCTGCCATCTTGCCTCGCGGAGGCGATGATTCAGGTGGTCATCCATGGGCCAATCATGATATGATCACACCTTTCAAACAGGACTCCTCTCCCGGGACAGACGGTCGTCTGGAACGTAGATTTAACCCGTTCCTTGCCGTCACTGGAGGTTGTGATCCGTATCCTGCAGTTGATGCCAGCGGGGCTCTTGGGTAAGCCTCCACGTTGTTCATCATAAAAACAAAATCATATCTAATGGAATAAAATAGAGCAGGTCTGAAGCCTACAGGCGGCGGGAGATCAGGCTGCGGCAACGGCGGCGCCGGCCAAGTCTACGCTCGCCACGGAAGCAGTCACGGACGTGATGCCATCATTTACAGCTACTACTTCCCCAAGGTTCGGTGGGGCAAGGGAAACGATGAGGGGCACCGCCACTACTGGGCCAGCGTTGTGGTCTGGATAAATCGATGGGGTTGCAACGCCGAGAAACCCTCCTCATACCGGGTCGTTGGCATCTCATACACGGTCGACCACTTGAGATGGGGTACTACGGCTGTCGGTGACCTCAAATTCAGAACCTCACCCACGAACCCGATTGTCTCAATCCACGATAACGCCATGGCACCTTTTCAAGATACAGACATATCCGCGGCTTCCAATCGCACTCTTATCGCGTGGAGCTCGTTACCTAGCCCAGCGAGGCAGGCCTTGACTGACGTCAAATACGAAAAGACCCAAGTGCCGTTTAACGATGCCAATATCCAAGGATCCCTCGATGGGGCTTATCAACAGATATTCTACAACGGTTTGAAGGACGGGCAGGACTGTACCAAAGACATCCCGGACCCTGATGGTCCTGACTTGGCACCTGGCGAGCAAGAGCCTATTGCAATTCCTCTGCCTCCTGTTGATAATTAGATACATCAATGAAGACAAACAGAGACAGTCTAAATGATTATTGAACAGCTGAGTAATATTCGCAATTGAAAAAGTGATGTGATATCACTGATTTTGG from the Colletotrichum lupini chromosome 3, complete sequence genome contains:
- a CDS encoding NPP1 domain-containing protein, translated to MFVRVQHLLTVCLLFSEAAVAAILPRGGDDSGGHPWANHDMITPFKQDSSPGTDGRLERRFNPFLAVTGGCDPYPAVDASGALGAGLKPTGGGRSGCGNGGAGQVYARHGSSHGRDAIIYSYYFPKVRWGKGNDEGHRHYWASVVVWINRWGCNAEKPSSYRVVGISYTVDHLRWGTTAVGDLKFRTSPTNPIVSIHDNAMAPFQDTDISAASNRTLIAWSSLPSPARQALTDVKYEKTQVPFNDANIQGSLDGAYQQIFYNGLKDGQDCTKDIPDPDGPDLAPGEQEPIAIPLPPVDN